CGGCCGagcgtatcgccgtggggagcgccggtgttgtttgtgcgcaagaaggatggctcgtttcgactctgcgtggattatcgagagttgaataaggtcacaataaagaataagtacccgttgccccgaatcgacgacttgtttgaccAATTACAAGGGTCACGagtatactcgaagatagacctccAGTCTGGCTACCATCAGCTGAAGATagagccggaggatgtgcaaaagaccacatttcgcacgcggtatggacactacgagttcatgGTTATGTCGtttgggctcacaaatgccccggcagtattcatggatttggtgaaccgtgtcttcagagCTTATTTGGACCAatttgtcgtagtctttatagacgacatcttggtctactctcgtagcgacgaggagcatgcggagcatttaaggatagtgcttcaagtccttcgggaggaaaAGCCATACACGaggttgaagaaatgtgacttttggctccgagaagttGCATTTCTGGGACATGTCATTTTcgagggtggagtttctgttgacctgaggaaagttgaggcaattaaggattggcctcgcccgatgAATGTaacggaggtccgaagctttgtggtcttagcgggctactatagacggtttgtggaggggttctcGAAGATAgttattccacttacccgtctgacacaaaagggcaccaagtttatttggagtgaCGAGTGTGACCAGAGTTTCAAGGAGTTGAAGGAGaggttgacttcgactccggtgctcgccctACCGGTGCAAGGTGAGgactttgtggtgtatagcgatGCATCTTATCTaggtttggggtgtgttctgatgcagaacgggaaggtgatcgcatAATCATCCCGTCAATTGaaaagctacgagaagaactaccctatccacGATTTGGAATTGGCCGCAATGATCTTCGCTTTGAAGCTGTGGAGACACTACTTGTACGGTGCGCATTGCGAGATATATAtggaccacaaaagtctgaaatacctgtttacacagaaagagctcaacatgAGGCAACGTCGGTGGCtagagttgttgaaggactatgatattaCTATACTCTACCATCCTGGAAAGGCTAATGTGGTAGCGAATACACTTAGCAGAAAGTCAACGGAGAACCTCACGTTGTTGATCACGAATCAGGTGCCCCTGTGGAAGGAAATGGGGCGAATGGATCTCGAGGTTGTAGCTTCGGAGGTTCCGTCTATGCTCacggctctcgttgtccaaccgaccttgttggagaagattaagaGTTTACAATCCGCAGACtcgaatctccaaaaggtgcggcgcgacATCGAGGGTGGGCGTAGTGGCGATTTCAGTATACATGCCGATGGTGCTCTTCGATACCGGAACCGGTGGTGTGTACCGGAAAAAGAAGAGGTCCGGAAGTTAGTTTTGCGGGAAGCGCATCAGTCTCGCTATAGtgttcacccgggcggcaccaagatgtacgaAGACTTGAGagtgctctattggtggccgggaatgaaagctgACATTGGATGCTATGTGGCGCAATATCTTGTTTGCCAACAAGTCaaggcggagcgccgatttccagcgggaaagcttcagagcctacctatccccgtttggaaatgggaggatatttgtcacgccctgaATTTTAGCGAAAGCTCACCAatcacgtgcacagacccgccgtgtacattCCTACCTCAAgtgtacaccaggcgtctacaaacaaTATAGCAAAAAGATAATATCTTAACTAAGTAATCGGAGCACAACTACAAGTTTAAACTTATAAAACCCAAACCTTATTACAATGTAAAAGCAAAGTACATTCTACATAAGTCCAAGATACAATACTGaactaaatcaaaataaactgGTAGAGGTTCATCTATTCAACATCGAGAAGGCTCTGGCTAGCCGCTGAAccctcgccaggaaccctagcctttccagctgtggaaggctctgcgtaaaacaaccaacaaaagggtgtaagaactattaaataatagttcccagtgggtaagccgccgagagtggcgaagtacaccactaggccaACTGTGGTATGAGTAAACAATAATAgataagcaagtaaatgcaataGGTACTGAAGTAAATCAGTCATGATATTCTTCTCTAGATATGTTTATTAACATGTTTTATGTACTAGTTCATCATGACAAGTTTTACAAATTAGGCCAATTGACAGTTTAACTAGCTATATATCAGACCGTAtgcaaaatatccttattatcAATGAGCTATCTGGTAACATCATGTAGTTAATTTCCTACAGTAGCAAGAGTGTAAACATACTGTCACTATGGTACTAACTAATCAGGATGTCAACCTTCTAGTATGTTCATCACTAAGTTTACTCGACCAATGACATAAAGTATCCTTACTACTATGTCTGTCTAAGGTTAAAGTAACTCATAATAACCCAATTCACAAgagacttacacaaggtaaaatcccagccgcgccgtgcctaatggccccgtggaagtcaacatcacccacagcaatccacttcaGCGCTCAAATTGTACataagcgagcaatctgtcgctaggctaactccgaagtgccggcttggaGGGCGCGACCcccacaagcgtgtgcgaatgaacacaatggcatgcaagcatAATCCATAGCATAGATATCACAATTTCATCATGTCTCTgtcatggaatctcaactcgataCAAGGTCGACACTGTAGTACAAAATCGTAAGCCACTATCAACTACTTGTTGACATAATTCTACCATTAGCTAGTATAACTTAAACAAgcatattctttacatcataatGGGCTATA
The sequence above is drawn from the Ananas comosus cultivar F153 unplaced genomic scaffold, ASM154086v1, whole genome shotgun sequence genome and encodes:
- the LOC109704893 gene encoding uncharacterized protein LOC109704893; its protein translation is MIFALKLWRHYLYGAHCEIYMDHKSLKYLFTQKELNMRQRRWLELLKDYDITILYHPGKANVVANTLSRKSTENLTLLITNQVPLWKEMGRMDLEVVASEVPSMLTALVVQPTLLEKIKSLQSADSNLQKVRRDIEGGRSGDFSIHADGALRYRNRWCVPEKEEVRKLVLREAHQSRYSVHPGGTKMYEDLRVLYWWPGMKADIGCYVAQYL